GCATTTCTTTCAAAAGAGGGAAACTATCATGAATATTTAATTGAATTACTTGTGAATATTTATATTAATGGGACAGATATTAGTGAAATTAAAGAGCTTGAAGGTGCTATTAGATCTTTTATAGATGACAAAGATGTTTGTAGTGCAGAAAAAAGAATTGAAACTTTCATGACAAAACATAAAATGAATACTACTTTTATTAGGCATACATTAATTCAAGTTTCTAACAAACTTAATGCACTGGGTATTATTAATGTTAAAAATAAGTATATAGACAAGTCTTTAGCAGCTCTTATTGAGATATATAAGAATGAAGGGTCATTTGATTTACGAGAACATATACTAAACTATCTTAGATTATCTATTTTTCAATCTAGAAAAATAGATATTGAAAGCATAAGTAGTTATTTTGCAATGTATTATATGAGGAAAGATTACACAGTAGTAAATGTTGATACTGCACTAATTGTATTTGAGAAATGTGGTTTTATTTCACCAGAAGTATCTTTAGAAATTATTATTGATGTTCAAAATTTATCTGAAAAAGGTATTAGACATATTTTACATAACTATGTTAATAGTTGTGATACATCAATAATAAAGAGGATGAGGAGAAAATATGACTTAAAGGATTTAAATGTTCGTTGGCTTGAACTTCCTGTTACACATATAGAAATGCTAGGAAGACAAGAGTTTGTTAACCTGTTGTATCATGAAATGGAGCGAAGATATATCTACTCTTATATTGAATATGATGATATTGAAAATGTCTTAAACTCAAAATATAAGAATTTAGCTTTAGACTATATCAAATGGAGTGGAAAGTCCTTAAGATTTAATTCAAAAAACGCAAAGACTAAAATTATATCAGAGTATGGTATTAATGTTGAATATCATAATGAAGAAGAAAGTTATACCAGCAAATCACATAAGAAAAAATTATTAGAAGGAATATTGACAGATGATGCAGCCTATTTAATAAAAGATAATAATTTGAGCCTTGATGAAGTTGCGTCATGTAATGATGGAAATTATTGTACACTTGCTGAGCTTAATTTATTCAAAGAATTTGAATCTAAAGTGGTCACTCAAGATATGCAATCTATACTCCACAAAGCATTAAATGGTAAGATTAAAAGTATAGATATGTATTGTAATTTGTATTATTTCGTAGGAAATATGCTAAAATTACTTGATAAATATGACTGTAATGTAGATTGGAATAAGCTATATAATAGTTTTATGACATATATTGAAATCTCTCTATTAAGAAAATACGAATAAATAGTTACAAACATTAAGTATAACTATAATATGTTAAATAAGAAATACTAAATAATAAATTTATGGAACAGAAAATACAATAATTAAAAAGATATTTATACTTCTTAACACGAACTAAAAGATGTGATTAAGAAGTATTTTTTGTTATATGGAAGGGTGATTAATTGATTATATTAAAGAATAAAAATGGAGAAGGGTATATAGATGCAGTAATTGTAGTTTTTGTAGTTATACTCATAATTGCACTAGCTACAAGCGTATTACCAATCTTTATTAAAAAAGCAAAGCTAGATACTTTTGCAGATGAAGTAGTAAGATATGCTGAAATAGAAGGGAGAATAGGAAATCAAACCAAAAGCAAAATTAACAATATGAAATCAGAGACAGGACTTAATCCAAAAGTAGAATGGTCAACAAAAGGTAAAATACAACTTAATAATGAATTTAGTTTAGTGCTTACATTAGAAACCAACATAGGTTTCTTTTCTTTTGGCTCATTTCCAATTCCATTAACATCTAAAGCTACAGGTAGGAGTGAAGTCTATTGGAAAAATTGATAAAGAATAAAGATGGAAATGCAGCAATATTAGCATGCGTTGCTGTTTTAATAATGATGCTGTTATTTACAGTCATTGCAGAGTATATAAGACTTCAAACTATAGCAAAGGGAGTTAATGATGCTGTACAATCCTCTGTTATATCGGTTGTAACTAACAATTGGGACAACAACTATAATGGTCTTAGGCAAGGTTATGCAGGAGGATATACTCTTAAAAATTCTGAGTGGGAAACCGATATAGATAATGGAGAAGTATATGCTGATCTTTCTGATCTTCTCGGATTACAAAGAAAAAGTGGAAAATATGTTAAGTACACAAAAAAAGAAACAGAATACTCTTTATATAATCTTGATGTAAAGATAATAAATACACCAATTAGAGGAAATGAAAATGATGAGTTTAGTGCAGATGTATATATAACTTTACAAGTACCTCTAAGTTTTGGATGGGGACACTTACCAGATATGATTATACCTCTAAAATTAAAAGCTAAATTCACTCCAAAATTCTAAGCTATTGACAAAAGATTTGAGCAATGATAATATGATTATAACAACTATAGTTGTAATAAGTATAGTTTTGAGGAGGAATTTAAGTGTCAAAGAGAAATACTGACTTAACAATATATATATTATTAGTACTATTACAAAAACCTATGAAAGGTTATGATATATCAAAAGAGGTAACGAGAATATCAGAAGGAGAGGTTAAAGTTTTAAACGCTTCTCCATACGCAAAACTTAAGAAAATGCTAGAACGTGGACTTATTGAGATTACAGCTGAAACAAATGAGAATAGAAAAGTAATATATTATGGAATCACAGATAAAGGAAGAGAAACTATAAATAAAGAACTTAAAAATCTAGAGATACTAACATTTCGAATTAAGAAGACATTGGAGGTATGTAAGTATGAAGAATAATAGAAATAAGCAAATTACTATTGTGTGTGCATTAATTGTAGTAGCAATAGTACTCATATATGGTATATTTAAATTATCACAACCAACGACACAATCTGATTTAGATGTTAATGATAAAGAGTCAGAAAAAGTAAAAGTTGAGGATATTGATAAAGAAACAACTATTACTGTACCAGATATTAAAACTAACGAACAGAAGGAAGTTAATGATAAAGAAACTGAGAAAGAATTACAGCAAAGGGACAATGATAAGGAAAAGGATATACAAGAAGTAAATGTAGAAGTAGAAAAACCAATTGTTCCACCAAAACCCAATTTATCTAAGGAAGAACCGATTAATGAGCCTACTGAATCAGAAATGAAGCCTATATCTAGTGACGAAGATGGTTTAAAAAGTGGTGATGAGGAAGAAAATACTAAGTCACCTACATATGATATAAAACCAACAGTAGAAGAAAAGCCGATTGAAAATCCAGTTGTTATTACACCTGATGTACCAAAAGATACTTCAGAAGATAAGGATGAAAATGTAGTGCCAGATAGTGAAAACCCATTTCTAAAATCACCTTCTAGTATACCCTCTAATGGTGATAGAGGGGAACGTGATAGTTCCAATTATGGTGACGGTGAATGGGGAACAGGCGATAAATTTTAGTTAACATAAAATCATATATATTTAAAAAAGTCAATCCATAAATGGATTGGCTTTTTTACGTTAGGAGATGAAAAATTGAAAAAGCTTATAACCCTAATAATAATGTTGATTTTATTTTCCACAGTAAATATTTTTGCAAAAGATAATGCTGATAGTGGAAATGGTGATACAAATAATGCATTAAAAGGAAAAGCATTTTATAGAAGCTCTGAATATATGTATAAAGTTTCTATTTATGTTGGATTAAGTGATGATACAGATATGAATGATAGTATTAATAAGTTTAAAAGAATAGGAAATCAACCAACATATATTAAACCTAGCAATTTTACTATCCCTAGAAATACCTATGGAACACCAAATAATAAAATTGATTATATTCAAGGTGCAAGCTTATCACCGGTAACAATTAATGAAGTGATAACAGGTAATGTTCCTCCCATACCAATTACCAATGGTGGAAATATTAACTCTGTAAAATCCTACTTTGGAGATACTAGAACATTAATTGGAATTATTGATGATATAGCTGAAAAGCAAGGAACAACAAGGGAAGGTCTAGTTCAAAACATCTCATTTACCATTAATGGTAAGAAAGGTCTTGTTCCTCCAGAAGAAATATTACCAGTTAAATCAAATGGTAAGTATCAAAACAAAGTAGCATGGCTTATTATCTATGAACCAGTCACAATTACATATACAAAACCTAATAGTAAAGGGTATAGGCAGCCTATTGCATTTACTGCTACTGAATATGCACTATCTCAAAAGCTAGGATATTTTAATTGGTTTTGGGGTAAAACTGGTCAATATGTAGCAGGTATGACACATTGTGATTTACCTAATTCTATAGTATTAGAAGAAAGTTGGATAGGTATACCTGTAACAAAACCTTTAGCTGATGGTGTTTATTGGAGTGATGATAGAATTATTAGTGGTGGTGGTATAGGTATGAGAATGCTTGAACCAAATGGTAGTGATACCAAAGAGAATGATACAACATATGATTATACCTATAGAGTTAACACAGAAGTAATTACTTCTGTAATAGTAGAAGCTACAAATGGTGATATTACACCTGATAAACGTCATAATGAAATAGATACGAGAAAAAACTCATATACATATCCTTCTGATAATAAAGCATATGTAACTATAACTGCAAATGGACAATCTACGACTGTACCAATAGTCATACCAAGTGGTAATAGTCAATATGCTTGGTTAAAGTGGAGAACTCCTTCAAAGCTATGTGAAGTAACTGTAGATGTAAGTATATCTGGAAATTCTTCTGCAAGACTTAAAGATGGAAGGAGAAATGAAAGTTTTAAAGTAAAAATTGAAAGCTTATCAGAGAATGAACCACCTGATCCACGTCCAACTGATACTATGCCCAACTTTGAAATTCCAGAATTACCAAATCAAGCTGATAAAACCTCAGCTCAATGGGGAATCTATAGTGCAGTATGGGGTGCTGACTATAGATGGCATGAAGATTGGAAAAAATATCACAGTGGATGTTATACAAGAACTAATAAGGATGGCAGTACCACAAGAGTTCATAGGTACAAATGGGTAGATGAAGGATATTGGGAAGATTATGGTGAATGGGTATATACTTTTACTCAATATACAGCTAGCATTAACGTTACTATGGAATTAGTTCCTGATAGCCATAATCCAAGTTCTAAGGAACGATATGGAGAATATATAATTGCAAGCGGATATGGTGTAGATATTAAAATAGATGCTGGTATAGCTACTAATGCACCATCAAGTCATTATACAAAAGCACAAAATGTTGTGACTTACTTTCCTGAATATAGTTATAATATGTATTGGAGATTACTTGAAAAGATAGGTATCAATAAATTTGAATTTAAAAAGAATATCTTTTCAACCTTCAATAGTAGAACACACTTTACACCATTACCCTATCCAAATGGTAAATATGAGATATATGCAAACGTAATAGATTGTTGGACACCTGATGGAATGTTGAGAGTTAATCTAAGTGATAAAGTTATGATAGAAGGAAATGTATATGATGATTGGCATATAGCTCCTAGTTCCATTAATTAGCCATAACATATTTAATTAATATAGATATAAAGATATGTAATATCCACAATAGTAATTTACAATACAATATTAAATTAATTTGAAAGGGGAATTGAATGGCAGTAGACCCAGTTACAATAACAAAATTAGCAACAACAATAGAAAAACTTGGCACAGATAAAAATGGGCGGTGGATAATACTGATTGCAGTATTGACACCGCTTATTTTAGTTTTACTTATACTATCATCACCCTTTGCTATATTTTTTAGTCTCTTTAATGATGGGAGTAGTAATAGTGAGGCGTCTGTACAATTAATCATGCAAGAGTTACAAAATGATTTAATACAAAAGATAGAGTTTGAACAAAACGATAACAGGATGGATTCTATCCAAACAATAGTAGTAGGTAGTGAAGATAATACATTAATTGATAGTTCAATAGATGTGTTATCTTTTTTTAGCGTTATGAATACTACAAAAGATGGGAAACAGGTAGTTTATCTTGATAATAAAGATAAGAAGAAGCTAGAAGATACCTTTTGGGAAATGAATATAGTACAGGTAGATATTGATAATAAAACAATTATAGATAGTAAAGAAACCACATCTAAAAATACTACAAACACATGCCATAAGATAATTACTATTGATAACCGTTCAGCTAGTGAAATGGCAGTTGAATATGGATTTTCAGATGAACAAAAGAAAATTCTAAAAGAGGTTATGTTAAGTAGCGATTTAATTATGCCTATAGATACAAAAATGTATCTCTCAACTAAAGAGATAGAGAATATAAAATCTAATTTACCAAAAGACCTAAACATAAAAAGGAAGACTATAGTTGAAAATGCTCTCAGCTTAGTTGGTAAGGTTAATTACTTTTGGGGTGGTAAAAGTTTAGCCAGTGGTTGGGATGATAGATGGGGTACACCAACAAAAGTTTATTCGGAAGGAAGTAGTACAACTGGTACTGTTAGACCCTTTGGTCTTGACTGTAGTGGTTATGTTACATGGATATTTGCTAATCTAGGATTAGATAAGTCAAATATAGACAAAACCATAGGGCATGGAGCTACAGCCCAGTGGAACTTATCAACAACTATTGATAAATCACTGGTAATAGAAGGAGATCTTGTATTTCTTGCAGTTCCCAATACAAGAAAAATCAATCACGTAGGTATAATAGTAGGGTTTGATGAAGAAGGTAATATTCTAGTAGCTCATTGTAATGCCAAGGATAACAATATTTCTGTTGATACAGCAGATGAAGTGGGTTTTAGATACTTTAAAAGACCTGCTATTTTAATAGAATAGGAGATGATATTTTATGAATAAGATAAGAGGTATACATGTTAGAGTAGGTGAGAAACCAGAGGTTATAGAGTTCAAAAATACGTATGAAGAGTATAGAAAATTAGTAGGTGGAGATATAGAACTTGCCATATTAGATAAGAATGCTGTTATATTTTGTAATGCAGTTGGAAAATTAATAGGGCTTGAAGGAAATAGAAGTCTTGATAATGGTGATATCATCGCAGGCAATTTTGTTATCGTGGGGGATGATGGTAGCGGTGAAAGTTTATCACTAACTGATAAATAGATTGAAAAATATATAAAACGATTTGAGGAAATAGAGAGATACATAATCGTAGCTAATAAAGATATTGACAATAACTATGATATGGAGGAATAACAATGATACTTCCAGTTATTATGCTTACCCTATGCTTTTTAGGAAGTATGGGGTATTTTTTTTATACTAAATTAAATCATGAAAATAAGAATGAGGAAAATACAGCTCAGGATTTTACTAATATTGTAGATATAAAAGATAACTTTCTTTATACAAAAGATGGATATATTATTAGCTATTTTAGAATTCAACCAATATCTATAGAACTATTATCTCAAAGAGAAAAAGAAAATATGTGTAATATGCTTACAGCAGAGTTATCAAGTATTAGTGAGCCTTTTAAATTTTTAGCCATATCAAGACCAGTAAATATATCAGGATTACTTGAAGAATACTCGGAGATACTTCATAGCAGCAAAGACCATATACAAAAGGAACTATTACGAAAAGAGATTTATGAAATGAATGACTATGCCTTATCAGGAGAAGTGGTTGAACGTCAATTTTACATAATGTTATGGCAGAAAAATCATGAAGGTGTAGAAAGTGATTTGATTAAAAGGACAAAGGATTTTATGAGACGTTTTGATAGTTGTGGAATTAATTGTACATTGCTTCAAGATGGAGATATTGTAGGTTTATGTAGTTTAGTCAACAATTCAATATATGAAAGTAATGGGGAGGAATGTAATTGAAGAAAGAACAAAATCTAAAAATAAATAAAGCACTATTAAGTATAGTAACACCAATAGGATTGGAGATAGAGAGAAATAAGCTTGTTATAGGTGAGAACTTAGCTAAGATATACGGTATCGTTAAATATCCTCAAAAAGTAGATTATGGGTGGTTATCAAAGCTAACTAATATAAAAGGAACAATAGCAGGAATAACTTTTAATCCAGTAGATGGTAGTGATTTCATAGACAGTGTTTCAAGCAGTATTATACGTAACAGAAGTGATGCAGTAAATAATAAAGACCCGCTTCTACAAAAACGAGCAGAAATTGCAGCTGTTGATGGGGATAAAATGATTGAAAGTATAGATGGTGATAATCAATCAGTTGGTGCAATGAGTCTTAGTATCATGGGATTATCTAAAGGCAATAAGGAATTTGAAAGAGTATGTAGAAAAACACAAAGTAGTATAGCTTCATCTAAATGTAAAGGAAGGGTTTTATCCAATTTACAAGAGCAAGCATTTAAGAACCTATCTCCATATTATAGAAAAACAAAAAGTATAAATGATATATTACAAAGGGTAATGCCGATGAGTACATTTGTCGGTGGTTACCCTTTTTCTACAAGTGGATATAGTGATGGTAAAGGTTATTATTTTGCAAAAGATTCAAGTGGAGGGTTAGTTGTACTTGATACTTGGAAACGTGGCGGAGATAGGACAAATAGTAACTTCACTATACTTGGAGTTGCAGGAGTTGGTAAATCAACAGTGGTCAAACACCTAGCAATATCTGAATACATGAAAGGAACAAGGATACTTTTTATTGATCCAGAAAGTGAGTATCGTGACCTTTGTTTAGCATTAGGTGGAGATTTGATTAATGCTGGTGGAGGAAGTAATGGAAGAATTAATCCACTACAAATAAGAGATATTCCTGCAATAGATGAACAAGATGAAATTGAAGGACTAGGAGCAATGGCACTACATTTAAAAAATGTTGAGGTGTTTTTTAATTTATATATGAACTTAACAGAGATACAGAAAGCTTTGCTAAAGTCATGTTTAATAGACCTTTATAACCAATTTAATATATTTTGGGATACAGATGTTAAACTACTAAAGAATAATGAGTTTCCTATAATGAAGGATTTATATGAACTAATCTTAGAGAAATCAAAGAAAGAAGTAGAGTATAAAGAATTAGCAACACTATTAAAAGATATTGCAATAGGTGGAGATTCTTTTCTATTTGGTGGTCATAGTAGTATAAAAGCTGAGTCAAGGTGTGTTTGCCTTGATACATTTTCACTTCAAAATGCAAGTGATAACGTTAAGAAAACACAATATTTTAACTTACTAACATTTTGTTGGAATGAGATGAGTAAGGATAGAACAGAACCTGTATTATTAATAGCAGATGAAAGTTATCTTATGATTGATCCAAGAGTACCACAGTCATTGGTATTTCTAAGAGATGTAGCAAAGAGAGCAAGAAAATATGAAGCAGGACTAGCAATAGTATCTCATTCAGTAGTTGACTTTCTGGCTCCATCAATAAAAATGTATGGACAAGCACTTCTTGATATTCCTTGTTTTAAAGTGTTACTTGGAACAGATGGAAAAAATCTAACGGAGTTAAAGGAATTATATAACTTAACAGATGCTGAAGAAGCCTTGCTTGCTCAGAAAAAAAGAGGAGATGGGTTATTAATGGTGGGATCTAAACGATTACATGTTGATTTTGATATTCCATCCTATAAGTTTGCCTATATGGGAAATAAGGGTGGAAGGTAAATAAGGAGAAGACTGATTATGAAAAAATCTAATATGATAGAAATTATGATATATGTAGTGTTTATTGTCTTGGGTATAATAGCACTTTTTTTCTTTCAGCCAAAGGAAATAGAATTTAAAATACCAAGGCAATTTGAAATAAATCAGCAACAGGGAGGAATACAAAGTGATACTTTACTTGACCAGTAAAATATATATGAATATATTGGATTTCTTGAAAGATGAAGAAGAAGTTCTTATTAAAAAATATGTAGGTGAATTCAGCCTGAAAGAGTTTTTAGGAAAGTCTATACAGCGATTAGGTCATATAGAAACCATAGTTATTGATAGAACATGTATAACAGATACTGAGGAACAGATTGTTAATGCAGTTAAAACATTTAAGTTATATAGTAAAATTAAGATAGTATTTTATATGGCTGAACAAAATGAAAGCCTAGTTCATAATCTAATTGAATTAGGTATATTTAATATTATTACTCAAACAGAAGTTAAAGCTTTAAAAGAGGAAATAAAGATGTGTTTGTTTGATAGTATGTCAGAAGATTATATTAAAAGAAAAATAGGACTATTGTGTGAAGATGTGCAACAAAGAGAACTGGATTTTAAAGAAAAGCAAATTACTATTGGGGTTGTAGGTACACAAAATAGAGTAGGTACAACTACAATAGCTATGCAGTTTGCAAGTTATTTAAAAAGTATTGGTGGAATTGTAAGTTATATTGAAACTAATGATAGTGGACATTTAAAGTTAATAGCTGAGTATTATAAAATGCAACAGAATGGTGATGGTTATTTTTACAACGGTATTGCTTATGAGAGTATAAATTCAATAAATGAAACAGTCTTTGACTTTATGATATATGATTTAGGGGTATTGAATAGTAAAACAGC
The window above is part of the Vallitalea guaymasensis genome. Proteins encoded here:
- a CDS encoding DUF4320 family protein, giving the protein MIILKNKNGEGYIDAVIVVFVVILIIALATSVLPIFIKKAKLDTFADEVVRYAEIEGRIGNQTKSKINNMKSETGLNPKVEWSTKGKIQLNNEFSLVLTLETNIGFFSFGSFPIPLTSKATGRSEVYWKN
- a CDS encoding PadR family transcriptional regulator, encoding MSKRNTDLTIYILLVLLQKPMKGYDISKEVTRISEGEVKVLNASPYAKLKKMLERGLIEITAETNENRKVIYYGITDKGRETINKELKNLEILTFRIKKTLEVCKYEE
- a CDS encoding C40 family peptidase, with product MAVDPVTITKLATTIEKLGTDKNGRWIILIAVLTPLILVLLILSSPFAIFFSLFNDGSSNSEASVQLIMQELQNDLIQKIEFEQNDNRMDSIQTIVVGSEDNTLIDSSIDVLSFFSVMNTTKDGKQVVYLDNKDKKKLEDTFWEMNIVQVDIDNKTIIDSKETTSKNTTNTCHKIITIDNRSASEMAVEYGFSDEQKKILKEVMLSSDLIMPIDTKMYLSTKEIENIKSNLPKDLNIKRKTIVENALSLVGKVNYFWGGKSLASGWDDRWGTPTKVYSEGSSTTGTVRPFGLDCSGYVTWIFANLGLDKSNIDKTIGHGATAQWNLSTTIDKSLVIEGDLVFLAVPNTRKINHVGIIVGFDEEGNILVAHCNAKDNNISVDTADEVGFRYFKRPAILIE
- a CDS encoding DUF3846 domain-containing protein: MNKIRGIHVRVGEKPEVIEFKNTYEEYRKLVGGDIELAILDKNAVIFCNAVGKLIGLEGNRSLDNGDIIAGNFVIVGDDGSGESLSLTDK
- a CDS encoding VirB4 family type IV secretion system protein, giving the protein MKKEQNLKINKALLSIVTPIGLEIERNKLVIGENLAKIYGIVKYPQKVDYGWLSKLTNIKGTIAGITFNPVDGSDFIDSVSSSIIRNRSDAVNNKDPLLQKRAEIAAVDGDKMIESIDGDNQSVGAMSLSIMGLSKGNKEFERVCRKTQSSIASSKCKGRVLSNLQEQAFKNLSPYYRKTKSINDILQRVMPMSTFVGGYPFSTSGYSDGKGYYFAKDSSGGLVVLDTWKRGGDRTNSNFTILGVAGVGKSTVVKHLAISEYMKGTRILFIDPESEYRDLCLALGGDLINAGGGSNGRINPLQIRDIPAIDEQDEIEGLGAMALHLKNVEVFFNLYMNLTEIQKALLKSCLIDLYNQFNIFWDTDVKLLKNNEFPIMKDLYELILEKSKKEVEYKELATLLKDIAIGGDSFLFGGHSSIKAESRCVCLDTFSLQNASDNVKKTQYFNLLTFCWNEMSKDRTEPVLLIADESYLMIDPRVPQSLVFLRDVAKRARKYEAGLAIVSHSVVDFLAPSIKMYGQALLDIPCFKVLLGTDGKNLTELKELYNLTDAEEALLAQKKRGDGLLMVGSKRLHVDFDIPSYKFAYMGNKGGR